The nucleotide window CGTCGCGCTTGCCGCCGCGCTGCGGTTCACCTTAATCGGTCAACACAGCCTGTGGTTTGATGAGGCGTTCGTCGTGTGGGTGACCCGCCTCAGGTGGCAGGAAATCCTACCGGCCCTCAGAGGGATGGACAACCATCCCCCGCTCTATTATCTGCTGATGAAAGGCTGGGTGAGCATTGCCGGCAGGGACGAGGTGGCCCTGCGGGTTCCCTCAGCCTGCTTCAGCACCCTCTGCGTCCCCCTGACCTACGCGCTGATGCGCAGGACCTCCCGGGAATGGGTGAGCCTCTTGGGCGCTTTCTTAGTGAGCGTCTCACCGTTAGGGATCATGACGGGCCAGGAAGCCAGGATGTACCCGCTGCTGAGTGCGCTTGCCCTCGGATCGACGCTCGCCGTCGCCGCGTGTGCGGAGCGCGGAAGAGCAGCCGACTGGATCGTCTATGTTGGGCTCGCGACGGCGATGATCTATACACATCACCTGGGCCTCTTCGTGCTCGCGGCGCACGGAGCCTGGATCATCTTGTACGAACGGCGACACGTCGTGCCGTGGCTGTGGAGCCTGGCGGTGGTGGTCGTTCTATACACTCCCTGGATTCCCGCACTTTGGGACCAAACCCATCACGTCAACACCCAGCTGTTTGGCTCGATGACGTATCGGGAGCCCGGCGACCTCCTCGGGCTGTTTGCGTTTGGAGGATCGCTCTTCGGCATGGGCACGTACTTCTCGAGCGGCCCACTCAAACCGATCGAGCAGCTCATTGTGCTCCTGCCGTTCCTGGTGACGTTGTGGCGGGGGGTGGTTTCGCTCCGCACTGACCGCAGCGGTTTGGCGCTCCTTGGACTTCCTCCCGCCGTTACCATCGGTGTGGTGCTCGTGATCTCCCTCGTGAAACCCGCCTTCAATCCGCGCTGGTTCTCTTTTTTGGCCCCGTTCTACGCGATGTTCCTTGCCCGAGGTATTGTCGACGTGGCGGAGGGTCTTCGGGGTCAGCGCGACCGGAGCGTGGCGCTCTTGACGGCAGGGGTCCTCCTGTACAGCATGCCGGTGTTGACGCCGTACTACGCGAATCCCGCTGCTCGGCCTTATCAATGGCGTTCGGCGGCGGCGCTCGTGAAACGTCAGGCGAGACCCCAGGATCTCCTCCTCTACGTGGGGGTGGAGCCCAAGGTCGTCTTCACCTACTATCTCCAAGATCCGCCTCCCTCGCTCACCTTGGCGGCGGCGCCAGGGAGCCCCGGGAACCCCAGCCTCACCGTCCAGCAGGTACGGATGCTCGCGGGGCGATTCCCGCGCGTCTGGCTGGTCGTGACCAACCCGTTCACTCCGGTGAGCCCGTTCGTCCACGAACAGCTCCTTCCGGCGCTCGATCGTGGCTACCGCATGATTGGAGGCCGCGACTTCGATGGGATTTGGATCTACCTCCTTGAGGCGAGACCGCGCTAGGTCAGTGCCATTTCGAAGCCTGCCATGGATGCAACAGGGAGGCTAGCCCGAAGGCGCGTGGGCTATCGCAAAGTAAACACGAAGCGGTTGGGCTCGTGCCGTGAGTGGTCCAGGCTCCTGCTCCGCCGCGCCCCGCCAGCGCTCAGAGATCCCGGACTTCGGCCGAAGGCAGGTTAGTCGTGCAGGACGATGTTTACGAGTGAGCCGTGAATTCGCAACTTCCCGTTATACTCAATGAAGCCCATCTTTCTGAATCTGTTCATAAAAAAGCTCACGCGTGCCCGCGTTGTGCCGATCATCGCGGCGAGCGTCTCCTGACTGATATGCGGAACCACCGTCTCCGACTCGTCGCCCTCCGCGCCAATGCGGGAGAGCAGGATGAGAATCCGCGCCAGCCGCTTCTCGCTTGAATTGAAGAGTTGATCGACCAGATCCTCTTCAATGCGGATGTTGCGGGACAACAGATGCGTCATGAAGATGTCCGAAAACACCGGCTGTTGATGCAGCAAGCGAACCATGGCCTTCTTCTCGACTCTCTCGACAGAGCCGTCGGCGATCGCGGTGGCCGTCGCCATGCGAACGCGTTGGCCGGCCAGCGACCCCTCACCGAAGAAGTCGCCCTGACTCAACATCCCGACGACCGCTTCCCTTCCGGACGTCGACAACACCGTCA belongs to bacterium and includes:
- a CDS encoding glycosyltransferase family 39 protein; translation: MLGGIVALAAALRFTLIGQHSLWFDEAFVVWVTRLRWQEILPALRGMDNHPPLYYLLMKGWVSIAGRDEVALRVPSACFSTLCVPLTYALMRRTSREWVSLLGAFLVSVSPLGIMTGQEARMYPLLSALALGSTLAVAACAERGRAADWIVYVGLATAMIYTHHLGLFVLAAHGAWIILYERRHVVPWLWSLAVVVVLYTPWIPALWDQTHHVNTQLFGSMTYREPGDLLGLFAFGGSLFGMGTYFSSGPLKPIEQLIVLLPFLVTLWRGVVSLRTDRSGLALLGLPPAVTIGVVLVISLVKPAFNPRWFSFLAPFYAMFLARGIVDVAEGLRGQRDRSVALLTAGVLLYSMPVLTPYYANPAARPYQWRSAAALVKRQARPQDLLLYVGVEPKVVFTYYLQDPPPSLTLAAAPGSPGNPSLTVQQVRMLAGRFPRVWLVVTNPFTPVSPFVHEQLLPALDRGYRMIGGRDFDGIWIYLLEARPR
- a CDS encoding Crp/Fnr family transcriptional regulator — its product is MKMKRSSSKTNSHQFKPGAFLEKVEAGRTTIAFRAKKTLFSQGDPADAVFYVHKGKIKLTVLSTSGREAVVGMLSQGDFFGEGSLAGQRVRMATATAIADGSVERVEKKAMVRLLHQQPVFSDIFMTHLLSRNIRIEEDLVDQLFNSSEKRLARILILLSRIGAEGDESETVVPHISQETLAAMIGTTRARVSFFMNRFRKMGFIEYNGKLRIHGSLVNIVLHD